The window GCCCTCTGACCTGCCTGATCTGCCCGATCCGTCTGATCTGTCCGATCCGCCTGATCGGTCCGATGCGTCGGGGCGGTCCGACGCATCGGGGCGGGGAGGCCGGCGGCGGGCCGTGCCCGGTGGGTGTCCACAGGCTGTGGACACCCACCGGGCACGGGGCGGAGGTCATTCGACGGCGGAGGCGGCCTTGGCTCCCAGGCCCTTGCCGCTGCCGTCGGTGGCGGTGAGGGTCAGGGTGTCGCCCTGGACGCGGTGTTCGAGGGGGCCACTGGCGAACAGCGCGGTCAGCGCCTGTTCGACGTCACCGGCCGGGCCGGTACAGGCCATCCGTGTCGAGGTCAGGGGCCCGAAGGTGATCCGGGACCCTTCGACGACGGCCCGGGCGGAGAACCGGTTGCAGCCGAGGTTGCCGCTCGCGGCGCCGTCGGCGGCGATGGTGAACCGGGCCTTGCCCGCCGCCTCGGCGGGCACCGAGGACACGGTCGTGCCCTGGATCAGGGAGTTCGCGCTCCAGTCGGTGGTCGTGAGGGGCGCGTCCGGGGTCCGGGGCTTCGTGGTCAGGGCGATGGTGTTGCCGTCCGCCGTCTTCAGGGTGAGGTGCTCCGGCCGGCTGTCGATCGTGAGCGCGCCCCGGAAGAGCTTGGCGAAGGCCGTCTCGAACGCGATGTCCGGGCAGGCCATCGCGGTCCTGGAGCCCGGTTGGACGTTCATGGTCGAGCCCTTGATCTCCACCTTGGCCGACAGGCCGTTGCAGCCGTAGTTGCCCGTGGCCTCGTAGGGGGCCTCGGCGCCGATGGCCAGTCGGGCCGCTGCGGGCGCGGTCAGGGTCTTCCCGTCCACGGTCACGCTCTCCACGGACCAACTCGTCCCCGGAAGGCCCGGTGATGGATCCGGGCCGGAGGGGGTCGTCTGGTCCGCGCAGGCGGTCACCGCGGTGGTGACGGTGACGGCGAGCGTGAGGGCGGCGAGGACGTGCCGTTGCTGACGCATGCACCTGGGACGGGCGAGGTGCCCGGACGGTTCCCTTCCGCCTGCCGTCGGCCCGCCGTCCGGCCCTTCGGGGAGGGTTTGCCTCAGCCCATCAGCGGGAGCAGCGCGCCCAGATCGGCCCGTTCCCCGCTCGCGCTGAGCCGGGCCCCGTCCAGCGCTTCGTCCCAGGTCGTACGGCCCGTCGCGAGCCGGATCCAGGTCAGCGGGTCGGTCTCCACCACGTTGGGCGGGGTGCCCCGGGTGTGCCGGGGTCCCTCCAGGCACTGGACCACGGCGAAGGGCGGGATCCGCAGCTCCACCGAACCCCCGGGGGCCTTGTCCGCGAGGGCGTCGGCGAGCAGCCGGGTGCAGGCGGCGAGGGCCTGCCGGTCGATCGGGATCTCCAGGCCGGCGGCCCGGTTGAGGTCGTCGGTGTGGACGACCAGCTCCACGGTGCGGGTGACCATGAACGGCCCGAAGGCCATCGCGCCGACCCGCAGCCCGAGCAGTCGGCTGTCCGGGACCACCCGCAGCAGTTCGGCGAGCCGGGTCGCCGCCTCCTCGTACAGCGGGCCGAGTTCCTCGCCGGCGGCGGTCTCCCGGGCCAGTTCGTCGATCTGTCCGGCGATCCCGGCCGTGGCGAAGGGCCAGTTCCGTACGGTCAGCTCGGCTTCGGCCGGTTCGGGTCGCGCCGCCGCCTCGGGGATGGACCGGATGATCCAGGCGATGTGCGCCGCGAGGTCCCGTACGGTCCAGCTTCCGAGGTGCGTGGGGCGGGCCGACTCCTCGGGGGTCAGCGTCGCCACGGCCGCGGCGATGTGGCCGAACTGCGCGGTGACGGCCGCGCGGATCTTGGCGGAGTCGTAGGTACGCGGCTTCTTCCGGGCGGTCGGCATGGAGCCGACCCTATCCGGCGCGCTCAGCCCGGGAACGGGCCCCGGACCATGCCCTGGTCGGTGTCGCCGGCGGGGGCTTCGGCGGGGGTGTCGACGGCGGCTTGGACTGCGGAAACAACGGCCGCACGACCGAGCCCCCGCCCGGAGGACTCCGGACGGGGGCTCGATGACGGTCCGAGCGGGAACGACGGTACGGGCCGGATCAGGCGAGCAGCGCCGGGATCGTCGCCTCGTGGGCGGTCCGCAGTTCCGCGAGCGGAATCGTGAACTCGCCCTGGATCTCGATCTCCTCGCCGTCCACCACGCCGATGCGGGCGGCCGGCAGGCCCCGCGCACCACACATGTCGGTGAAGCGGAGCTCCTCGCTGCGCGGGACGGCCACGACGGCCCGGCCCGCGGACTCGGAGAACAGGAAGGTGAAGGCGTCCAGGCCCTCGGGCACCACGATCCGCGCACCGTTGCCGCCGCGCAGGCAGGACTCGGTGAGCGCCTGGATCACGCCGCCGTCGGACAGGTCGTGCGCGGCGTCGATCATGCCGTCGCGCGAGGCCGAGATCAGGATCTCGCCGAGCAGCTTCTCGCGGCCCAGGTCCACCTTCGGCGGCATGCCGCCGAGGTGCTGGTGCACGACCTCGGACCAGGCCGAACCGCCGAACTCCTCGGCGGTGTCGCCGAGCAGGTACAGCAGTTGGCCGGCCTCCGCGAACGCCATCGGCGTGCGGCGGTTGACGTCGTCGATCACACCGAGGACCGCCACGACCGGGGTCGGGTGGATCGCGGTCTCGCCGGTCTGGTTGTACAGCGAGACGTTGCCGCCGGTCACCGGGGTGCCCAGCTCCAGGCAGCCGTCCGCGAGACCGCGGGTGGCCTCGGCGAACTGCCACATGACGCCCGGGTCCTCCGGCGAACCGAAGTTGAGGCAGTCGGAGATGGCGAGCGGCTTGGCGCCGGTAGCGGCGACGTTGCGGTACGCCTCGGCCAGCGCGAGCTGCGCGCCCGTGTACGGGTCGAGCTTCGCGAAGCGGCCGTTGCCGTCGGTGGCCATGGCGACGCCGAGGTTGGTGTCCTCGTCGATGCGGACCATGCCGGCGTCCTCGGGCTGCGAGAGCACCGTGTTGCCCTGGACGAAGCGGTCGTACTGGTCGGTGATCCAGGACTTGGAGGCCTGGTTCGGGGAGGACACCAGCGCCAGGACCTGCGCGCGGAGCTCCTCGGAGGTCCCCGGGCGGGGCAGCTTGCCCGCGTCGTCGGCCTGGAGGGCGTCCTGCCACGCGGGGCGGGCGAACGGGCGGTTGTAGACCGGGCCCTCGTGGGCGACGGTGCCCGGGGGGACGTCCACGATCTGCTCGCCGTGCCAGAAGATCTCCAGGCGCTCGCCCTCGGTGACCTCACCGATGACGGTGGCGATGACGTCCCACTTCTCGCAGATCTCCATGAAGCGGTCCACGTGCTGCGGCTCGACGATCGCGCACATGCGTTCCTGCGACTCGCTCATGAGGATTTCCTCGGGCGAGAGCGTCGCGTCGCGCAGCGGGACGGTGTCGAGTTCGACGCGCATGCCGCCGGAGCCCGCGGAGGCCAGCTCGCTCGTGGCGCAGGAGAGCCCGGCGCCGCCGAGGTCCTGGATGCCCGCGACCAGCTTCTCCTTGAAGATCTCCAGGGTGCACTCGATGAGGAGCTTCTCCTGGAACGGGTCGCCGACCTGCACGGCCGGCCGCTTGGTCGGCTTGGTGTCGTCGAAGGTCTCCGAGGCCAGCACGGACACGCCGCCGATGCCGTCGCCGCCGGTGCGGGCGCCGTAGAGGATGACCTTGTTGCCGGGGCCGGAGGCCTGGGCCAGGTGGATGTCCTCGTGCTTCATCACGCCGATGCAACCGGCGTTGACCAGCGGGTTGCCCTGGTAGCAGGCGTCGAAGACGACCTCGCCGCCGATGTTCGGCAGGCCCAGACAGTTGCCGTAGCCGCCGATGCCGGCGACGACGCCCGGCAGGACGCGCTTGGTGTCGGGGTGGTCGGCCGCGCCGAAGCGCAGCGGGTCCACGACCGCGACCGGGCGGGCGCCCATCGCGAGGATGTCGCGGACGATGCCGCCGATGCCGGTGGCCGCGCCCTGGTAGGGCTCGATGTACGACGGGTGGTTGTGCGACTCGACCTTGAAGGTGACCGCGTAGCCCTGGCCCACGTCGACGACGCCGGCGTTCTCGCCGATGCCGACGAGCATGGCGTCGTTCTCCGGGACCTTCTCGCCGAACTGCTTCAGGTGGACCTTGCTGCTCTTGTACGAGCAGTGCTCGGACCACATGACCGAGTACATGGCGAGCTCGGCGCCCGTGG of the Streptomyces sp. NBC_01426 genome contains:
- a CDS encoding META domain-containing protein; its protein translation is MRQQRHVLAALTLAVTVTTAVTACADQTTPSGPDPSPGLPGTSWSVESVTVDGKTLTAPAAARLAIGAEAPYEATGNYGCNGLSAKVEIKGSTMNVQPGSRTAMACPDIAFETAFAKLFRGALTIDSRPEHLTLKTADGNTIALTTKPRTPDAPLTTTDWSANSLIQGTTVSSVPAEAAGKARFTIAADGAASGNLGCNRFSARAVVEGSRITFGPLTSTRMACTGPAGDVEQALTALFASGPLEHRVQGDTLTLTATDGSGKGLGAKAASAVE
- the purL gene encoding phosphoribosylformylglycinamidine synthase subunit PurL, whose product is MSLDTVKHATDTPDASQPWKELGLKEDEYARIREILGRRPTGAELAMYSVMWSEHCSYKSSKVHLKQFGEKVPENDAMLVGIGENAGVVDVGQGYAVTFKVESHNHPSYIEPYQGAATGIGGIVRDILAMGARPVAVVDPLRFGAADHPDTKRVLPGVVAGIGGYGNCLGLPNIGGEVVFDACYQGNPLVNAGCIGVMKHEDIHLAQASGPGNKVILYGARTGGDGIGGVSVLASETFDDTKPTKRPAVQVGDPFQEKLLIECTLEIFKEKLVAGIQDLGGAGLSCATSELASAGSGGMRVELDTVPLRDATLSPEEILMSESQERMCAIVEPQHVDRFMEICEKWDVIATVIGEVTEGERLEIFWHGEQIVDVPPGTVAHEGPVYNRPFARPAWQDALQADDAGKLPRPGTSEELRAQVLALVSSPNQASKSWITDQYDRFVQGNTVLSQPEDAGMVRIDEDTNLGVAMATDGNGRFAKLDPYTGAQLALAEAYRNVAATGAKPLAISDCLNFGSPEDPGVMWQFAEATRGLADGCLELGTPVTGGNVSLYNQTGETAIHPTPVVAVLGVIDDVNRRTPMAFAEAGQLLYLLGDTAEEFGGSAWSEVVHQHLGGMPPKVDLGREKLLGEILISASRDGMIDAAHDLSDGGVIQALTESCLRGGNGARIVVPEGLDAFTFLFSESAGRAVVAVPRSEELRFTDMCGARGLPAARIGVVDGEEIEIQGEFTIPLAELRTAHEATIPALLA
- a CDS encoding maleylpyruvate isomerase family mycothiol-dependent enzyme, with the translated sequence MPTARKKPRTYDSAKIRAAVTAQFGHIAAAVATLTPEESARPTHLGSWTVRDLAAHIAWIIRSIPEAAARPEPAEAELTVRNWPFATAGIAGQIDELARETAAGEELGPLYEEAATRLAELLRVVPDSRLLGLRVGAMAFGPFMVTRTVELVVHTDDLNRAAGLEIPIDRQALAACTRLLADALADKAPGGSVELRIPPFAVVQCLEGPRHTRGTPPNVVETDPLTWIRLATGRTTWDEALDGARLSASGERADLGALLPLMG